ATCCCCAGCCGCGTACGGATGACCTCCTCCTTCATGCCGCCGTGGCGCGGCCAGGAGGCCTCCAGGGCGAGGATCGCGCGATCGCGCTCCGTGAGGTGGTCTGCGGGCATGTCCTCAGGTTAGGTCGTGGTCGGCGTTTCGCCCGCGCGCCACTCCCACCGGGCGCCGAGCGGATCGGCTGCGGCGCGCACCCGACCGTCGAGCGCGACGACGAACCCAGGCCACGTCTCCGCGGCGACCGGCGGATCCCAGACGTCGAGCAGGGCGGGCGGGTCGATCGTGACCCAGTGCGCGGGGAGCGCCGTGATCCTCGCGACCAGCGCCTCCCGCTCCGCCCGCGGGATGTGCACGAGAACGCCCGGCGTCGTGATCACCAGCGTGGCGTCCGCCGGGGCGGCCCGCGCCAGGTCCTCCAGGTGGACAGCCGCGTCTCCGGCGACGAGAAGAGGCGGGTCGGCGGCCGCGATGTCGAGAGCGCCCGTGATGCGCTGCTCCCTCCCCTCCTCCCCCGGCCACACGAGAGCGCGCAGCCAGCGCCGATCCTCGTCGTCGGCGGCGTCCAGCGGCGCGAGGTCGATCCCCGCACGCCACACGACCTCGGGCATCCGCAGCGACGGCAGGTCTCCGGAGACGACGCTCTCCAGCACCACCGACGAGGGGCCGTCGAGGGGATCGAGCGCCTGACGGACGAGTCCGTCTCCGTCGATGACGCGATACGAATAGCGATCGGGGTACAGGCAGAGGCCGGCGGAGGCGCCGACCTCCAGCAGAGCGAGGGGCCCGTCGATCTCGGAGAGCACCGGGAGCAGCGCGGCGGTACGCAGCGGCTCGTTGGTCTGGAGCGCGCGCCGTGTGCATTCCTCGACGAGCCGGTCGGCGTGCGCGAGGACGAAGCGACGCCACTCCGAGTACGGCCCATGACCGGCACCGAGCAGGCGGGACACGGCGAAGACGAGGGGAGGCTGACGTCGGGTCGCGGGGATCCGCTGGAGGAGGTGTGTGATCTCCTGGTCTTCGGCGACCCCCGCCGCCCACTCCGCATACAGCGCGCTGCGCCCCGGCGCCTCCATCGCGGCGAATCGGGCATAGCGCTCGTGCACGGCGTCGGTCATTCGTCCATTCTGACGCGGAGCGCCACGAAGGCTCCGCACAAGGGAGAATGGAAGGGACTCAGGAGGACACGATGCCCTACAGCGTGAACAAGACCGAAGACGAGTGGCGCGAAGAGCTCGGCGAGGAGCAGTACGCCGTACTGCGCCAGGCGGCGACCGAGCGCGCCTGGACCGGTGAGCTGCTCGACGAGGAGCGCGCCGGTCTCTACACCTGCGGCGCCTGCGGTGCGGAGCTCTTCAAGAGCGGCACCAAGTTCGACTCGGGCTGCGGCTGGCCGAGCTTCTACGAGTCGGTCCGCCCGGACGCGGTGGAGCTGCTCGAGGACGACAGCCTCGGCATGGTCCGTACCGAGGTCCGGTGCGCGTCGTGCGGCTCGCACCTCGGCCACGTCTTCCCGGACGGCTTCGGCACGCCCACCGGTGACCGCTACTGCATGAACTCGATCGCGCTGAACTTCACGCCCGACGAGTCGTGAGCGCCCTCGACGCCGTCCGCGCACGGCAGTCCTGGTCGAAGGTCGGCGACACCGCTCCCGGACGTGAGGAGCTGGTGACGCTCGTCGGCGCCGCCGGCCGCGTCGCCGACCACTCGTCGCTGCGCCCCTGGCGTCTGATCGAACTCCGCGGCGCGGACCGTGAGGCGCTCGGCGCCGCGATCGCCGAGGCGCAGGGGGACGCGGAGCCCTCCACGAAGCCGCTGCGTGCTCCGCTCCTCATCGCGGTGGTCGCGAGCTACCGCCCGAGCGAGAAGGTACCGCGCTGGGAGCAGGAGGCGGTGGCGTCCGGCGTCGCCCATGTGCTGAGCCTGCTGCTCGATGAGGCGGGGTGGGGCGTCATCTGGCGCACCGGGCACTACACGCGCTCGGAGCCGGTCGCGCGGATGCATGGACTGGGTACGGACGAGGAACTCCTCGGGTGGCTCTACGTCGGCGCGAAGCCCGAGGGCAAGAGCCCGGGCCGACGCAAGACCGTCGACGCCCGCGCCCTCCTGACCCGCCCGCCGAAGCTCTCCGCCGAAGCCCGGGCGGCTGCGGAGGAAGCCGCGCGGGAGGCCGCGGACAAGAAGGCCGCCACGGCGGAGAAGAAGGCCCGCAAGAAGGCCCGCAAGAAGGCCCGCAAGAAGGCGAAGAAGAAGGCGAAGAAGGCCGCCAGGAAGAGCGGTTCCTAGAGCCGGCGGCGACGCCAGGGCACCGCGACGAGGACCGAGCCGACCGCCACGATCACCATCGCGATCACCTGCCACAGTGCCGGTCCCGCCTGCGCCGGCCAGAGCAGGTCGATCACGACGGACGTGACGAGCTGCCCGAGCACCGAGCCCAGGCCCATCAGCAGCACGCCCGTGTGCGCGACGATGAACGCGCCGAGCAGGATGTAGCCGGCCCCCAGGAAACCGCCGAGGTAGAGCCAGGGCTCGGTCGGCAGCGCGGCCGGCCACCCCCGCACCGCGACGCTGGTGCCGGCGGCGACCGCCAGCACCAGGGTGCCAGCGATGAAGCTCATCAGGGTGGCGGCGATCGGCGACTGCACGCGCTGGGCCAGCCGCCCGTTGGTCGCCGCCTGCCAGGCGATGCCCACGCCGGCGGCGAACGGAAGCAGCAGCATCCACAGCGGGGCGGTCGCGAGCACATCGCCGGAGAGGGAGATGCCGACCGCGGCGAGGGCCAGCACGCCGCCCATCACGCGACCGGGGGTCACGGCCACGACGCCGGCCGGGCCGAAGCCGATGCGGTCGAGGACGAGGCCGTGCAGGGTCTGTCCCGCGACGACGCCGACGGTGAAGAGCGAGACGCCGAGGATCCCCGCCGTCAACCCCTGAGTGGACACGGTGAGCGCACCGCAGGCACCGCCGAGGAGCATCCAGAACGGGATGCTGCGCTCCCGGATCCCCCGTCCGAGGCGCATCGCGCCGCGCCGGGCGAAGGGCAGGAACGAGATGACCACGGCGAGCGCCACGAGCCCGACGGCGAAGGACAGGAAACCGGCGACGATGCCGTTGTCGACGCGCACGCCCAGCACGCCGTTGATGCGCGCCTGGACCGCGGTCATGACCCCGATCGCGACGGCTCCCCCGAGGGCCAGAGGAGCGGGGAGTCGGCGGGCGGGGGTCACCTGTCGACACTATCGGAGCGACGCAGCCCACCCGTCCTCCCCCACACGGTCCTCCCGGAGGACGATCCCACCGCTTCCGGGAATCGTCCTCCGGGAGGACGCGCCGCGGCCCGCCGATCCGTAGCGTGGAACCCATGATCACCGCAGAAGGCCTCACCAAGAGATTCGGGGACAAGACCGCTGTGGACGGCGTGTCCTTCACCGTGCAGCCCGGCAGCGTCACCGGCTTCCTCGGACCGAACGGCGCAGGGAAGTCGACGACCATGCGCATGATCGTCGGGCTCGACCGTCCGACGGCCGGGACGGCGACCGTCGCCGGGCGGGAGTACCGCAAGCTCCGCGCACCGCTCACCGAGGTGGGCGTGCTGCTGGACGCGAAGGCGGTGCACACCGGACGGACGGCGCGCGATCACCTCCGCGCGATGGCCGCCACGCACGGCATCCCCACCTCCCGCGTCGACGAGGTCATCGAGCTCGCCGGCATCGGCTCGGTCGCCCGGAAGCGCGCCGGGAAGTTCTCCCTCGGCATGGGGCAGCGCCTGGGGATCGCCTCCGCACTGCTGGGCGATCCGCACACCCTCATCCTCGACGAGCCCGTCAACGGCCTCGACCCCGAGGGCGTCCGCTGGGTGCGGCAGTTCGTGCGACACGCCGCCTCCGAGGGCCGGACGGTGCTGCTGTCCAGTCACCTCATGAGCGAGATGGCGCAGACCGCCGACCATGTCATCGTGATGGGACGGGGCAAGGTCCTCGCCGATGCCCCGCTCGCCGAGCTGGTCCGTTCGTGGACGACCAACCGCGTGCGCGTGCGGACGCCGCGCCCGACCGACCTCGTGGCCGCCGTGGGCGGTCCCGACGTGGAGATCGTCAGCGCGGCTCCCGATCTGCTCGACATCGCGGGGCTCCCGGCGGCGCGCATCGGCGACCTCGCCGCGGAGCGGGGGATCCCGCTGCACGAACTCACCCCGACCACCGGATCCCTCGAAGAGGCCTACCTCGCCCTCACCGGCGACGCCGTCGAGTACCGCACGAAGGAGCTCTCATGACCGCCGCCCCCGCCGTGACGACCCCGGCCGTCGCACCCCACGCCGCCGACTCCGGCCGGCGCCTCACGTTCGCGCGCGCCGTGCGCGGCGAGGCCATCAAGCTCACCACCCTCCGGTCGACGTGGTGGTCCATCGCAATCGCCGCCGTGCTCACGATCGGCATCGCCGTCCTCATCGCCCAGGCGATCGACGCCCCCGGGTTCGACCCGATCCAGGCCGTCGTCATGCCTATCCAGTTCACGATGCTGCTCGCCGGCATCATCGGCGCGATCTCGGTGACCGGGGAGTACTCCACGGGCATGATCCGCTCGACGCTGACAGCCGACCCGATCCGCGGGTCCGTGCTGCTGGCGAAGTCGCTCGTGCTCGCGGGCTTCCTGTTCGTGTCGTCGCTGGTCATCTTCGGTGCCGCGGCGGCGGCCGTCTCCGCCGTGGTCGCGGGACGCGAGCGGGGCATCGACTGGTCGGACCCCTCGAGCTCCGTCCTGCCGATCGTGGTCGCCTCGCTCGCCATGGCCGTCTTCGCGCTGATCGGTGTGGCCTTCGGCTTCATCCTGCGCTCGGGCGCCGGGGCGATCGCGGCGACGGTCGGTCTGCTGTTCGTGCTCCCGATCGTCGCGAGCTTCTTCTCGATGGCCGGCGAGGCCTGGGCCTGGGTGCTCGACGCCTCGGCCTACCTGCCGGTCGCCGCCGCGCAGAACGCGATCCTGCCCGGTGACACGGCGACGCTCGACGCTCCGGTCGCCTACCTCACGCTGGGCTGCTGGGTGGTCGGCGGCCTGCTGGCCGCCTGGGCCGTCCTCCGCACGCGCGACGCGTAGGAGACCGGGTGCCGGCGACGCGACGCGGAACGGACACCGTCCGGGAGGACGAGGGGCTACGGCTCCCTCGTCCTCCCGGGGTGTTCCGTCGTTTCTGGGCGCGCTATCCCGTCCTCGCCGACGTCCTGCTCACCCTGCTCTGCATCATCCTCACGATCACCCCCGCCGCGCGCATCGATGACGCCGACCGCGGGCCCGTCGGGCTCGTGCTCGCCGCCCTGCTGCCGCTGTGCGTGATCGCGGCGTGCGCCACCCTGCTCTGGCGTCGACGGAAGCCCTGGCTTCCCGCGGTCGCGGCGATCCTGCTCGAAGCCTTCCTCCTGTTCACCGCCCTGCCCGGGAGCAGCCCGCTCCTGCTGATCGCCGGTTACTCCCTCGCCGTCTACCGCTCCGCCCGCGCGGCGTGGACGGCCTTCGGCATCGGGGTCGCGACGACCGCCTCCGGGGCCGGGCTCCTCCTCTGGGCCGGCGTCTTCACCCTTCAAGAGGCGGTCAACGCGCTCCTCGGCACGGTCGTACTCGGGCTCATCGGCACCCTGATCGGCGCGAACGTGGGCAACCGCAAACGCTATCTGGACGCCGTCATCGATCGCTCGCGGCAGCTTCTCGTGGAGCGGGATCAGCAGGCGCAGCTCGCCGCAGCCGCCGAGCGCGCGCGGATCGCGCGGGAGATGCACGACATCGTGTCGCACTCCCTGACCGTGGTCGTGGCGCTGTCCGAGGGAGCGGCCGCCACCCCGGACCGAGAGCAGGCCCGCGCAGCCGCCACCTCCGCGGCGGACACCGCCCGCAGCGCGCTCACCCAGATGCGGGCGATGCTCGGCGTGCTGCGAGACGACGACGCGCCGCTGCTCCTCGCGCCGGTGTCTCCCGCGTCACCGCAGGAGACCGTCGCGGCGGCGCAGCGGACCGGGTATCCGGTCACCCTCGCCACAGCCGGTCAGGCGGAGGTGTCGTCCGACGTGGCCCATGCCCTCGGCCGGATCGTGCAGGAGGGGCTGACGAACGCGATGCGGCACGCGCCGACGGCGACCACGGCGTCCGTGCGCCTCGAGTACACGCCCGCTACCGTGAGGGTGGAGATCGTCAACGACGGCGTGGCCGGGGCTCCCGCTGAGGGCGGCTTCGGACTACGAGGGCTCACGGAGCGTGCCGCGCACGTCCGCGGCACCCTGGAGTCCCGGCCGGACGGCGAGGGGCGATGGACCCTGCGGGCTGTCCTGCCGACGTCGGCCGAGGCCCCGGCCGTGTCGCCGGGCGGAGAGGAGAACACATGACAGCGCCGATCCGTGTGCTCCTGGTCGACGACCAGGAGCTGATCCGTCTGGGTTTCCGCATGGTCCTGGAGGCGGAGCCCGACATCGTCGTCATCGGAGAAGCCGCCGACGGGAACGCCGCGATCGCCCAGAGCGCTGCCCTCGCCCCTGACCTCGTGCTCATGGACATCCGCATGCCGGAGCTCGACGGGATCGCCGCGACGAGAGCCATCGTCGGCGCGCATCCCGAGACGAGGGTGCTCGTCCTCACGACGTTCGATCTCGATGAGTACGCCTTCGGTGCGATCCGCGCGGGCGCCAGCGGCTTCCTCCTGAAGGACGCCCAGCGCCACGAGATGCTCTCCGCGGCCCGTGCCGTGCACCGCGGCGACGCCGCCCTCGCGCCGCGGGTGACCCGCATGCTGTTGGAGCATGTCGGTCCGCAGCTGGGCAGCGCCGCGCCGGCGGCCGAGACGGTCGACGACGCCGGATACCGTTCCCTGACCGACCGCGAGCAGGAGGTCTTCCTCGCGATGGGAAGGGGTCTCTCCAACGCCGAGATCGCGGCGACCCTCTACGTCGGCGAGTCCACGGTCAAGACGCACGTCGGCCGCATCCTGGCCAAGCTCGGGGCACGGGACCGGATCCACGCCGTGATCCTCGCGCACCGGCTCGGGCTCGTCGGGCGGTGAGGCCGGGTCAGCTCTGAGGCGGCGTCCAGGCCGACACGCGGTTCAGGCGCTGGACCTCCTCGGACGACAGCTCCAGCCGCGCTCCGGCGAGCAGATCCGGAACCTGATCCACCGTCCGAGCGCTGGCGATGGGCGCCACCACGGTCGGCTGCGCCCGCAGCCAGGCCAGAGCCGTCGCGGCGACGGATGCGTCGTGCGCGGCGCCGATCTCATCCAGCGCGTCGATGATCCGAAGTCCAGCCGCGGTGGCGTACTTCGCGGCTCCGGCGGCGCGCGGCGACCCTTCTCCCCCGGCATCCGTCGAGCGGTACTTGCCGGTCAGGAAGCCGCTCGCCAGCGCGTAATACGGCACGAGGCCCAGCTCGAACTCCTCGGCGACGGGGATGATGGTGTCCTCGACGTCGTTGCGGTGCACGAGGTTGTAATGCGGCTGGATGGCGACGGGGCGCGCGACGCCGAGCCGGTCGGCGATGTCGATCCACTGCCGGATGCGGTCGGCCGTGTAGTTCGACACCGCCACGTGCCGCACGAGTCCGTCCGTGACGAGGGCGCCGAATGCCTCGACGGTCTCCTCCAGCGGCACCGACTCATCGTCGAAGTGCGCGTAGTAGAGGTCGATCTCGTCCACGCCGAGGCGAGCGAGGGATGCCTCCGCCGCGCGGCGGACGTTCCCGGCCGAGAGGCCGCGGAAGTCGGGATGCTGGCTGACCTTGGTCGCGACGACGACGCCCTGGGGCCGCCGCGACGCGAGCCACGCCCCGATGATCGTCTCGCTCTCGCCGCCCTCGTTGCCCGGCACCCAGGCACTGTAGGAGTCCGCCGTGTCGATGAAGTCGCCGCCCCCGTCGAGGAAGGTGTCGAGGACGGCGAACGACGCGTCACGGTCGGCGGTCCAGCCGAACACGTTGCCGCCGAGGGCGAGGGGGAAGACGTCGAGGTCACTGGAGCCGATGCGGGTCATGTCCGAGACAACCGCAGCGAGCGGCGCGAACATTCCCACGGGGGATCGGAAAAGATGCGCAGGTGGCCGGGGCGGGGTGCCGACCACCTGCACCCCAGTAACATAACACCCTCCGACGTGCTACGCGATATGCGGGCGCCCTGACATCACGGCGAACCTGCCGGCTATCGGCGGCCCGCGTCCGCTCCGTGTCGCGCGTCGAAGTCTCGGATGTCCCGCAGCGCGCGCCGCACTGTGAGCGCGTACGCGATCGCCAACCCCACGCTCACCGCTCCGACGGCCACCCGCATAGCATCGAGGGCGCGCGCGTCCGTCAAGAGACCAGAGCTCAGCCACCAGACGGCGCTCACCGTCCAGAAGACGGCGAGCACGATCGCCCACGTCCTCCGTCGCTGCAGTGCGAGCCGCTGCGGAATCAGCGACGGGTCGGACTCGTCCGCGGGTGCGCTCATGCGCAGAGCCTAGCGCTGGGGCCGTGGGCGCCGGTGAAGTGGGCAGCCCTCCTCACTCGGATGAGCAGAGGGCCCGCATCCCCGGTGTTTCCAAGGGGATGCGGGCCTTCGTGTGTGGAGCCGACTACGGGACTCGAACCCGTAACCCCCGTATTACAAGTACGGTGCGCTACCAATTGCGCCAAGTCGGCGGATGCCATCACAGCTTAGCGATGGCGGGGACGCGTGACGGTCTACTCCGCCGGCGCCGAGGTGGCGGTCGGGGTCGGCGTCGGGGACGTCGACTCGTAGTACGCCTCGCTGGCGACGGACATGACGAACGTCGACAGCTCCTGCGGGTCGTCCAGCGCGCCGACATAGGCCTCGCCGTTGACGACGATCATCGGGGCGGCGGTGAGCACGAGGTCGTCGGAGCCGGGAAGCGGCCCCTTGAGCGCACGCGTCGTCGCCTCCTTCGCCCAGTTGACGTAGTCGCCGTCCTCGATGCACGAGCGCACGGTCTTCGCGTCGTCCACGCCCACGGCGCCCGCGAGGTTGGCGAGCTCCTCGTCGGACATCCCGTCGCTGCCCACGTCGGGCTGGTCGTCGAGGAGGTCGTGGTTGAACGCGTAGAACTGGTCCGGCGAGTGCGTGGCGACGCAGGCGGCGGCGGCAGCGGAGCGCAGCGAGTACTTGGTGCCGTTGGAGCTGGCGGTGAGCAGGGCGACCGGGTGGTAGCTCACGGTCGCGGCGCCGTCCTCGATCCACTGCGCGAGCAGACGGGCGTTGGCGCGCTCGAACTTGCCGGCGTCGGGCGAGAGGTAGTCGACGTACACGTGCACGTCCACCGCACCGGCCGCGGTGGGCTCCGGTGCCGGGGTCTCGGTCGCACCGGCCTCCGTGGGCTCGGGCTCCGGCGTGGCGGAGGCGGTGCCGGCGATGGCGGCGGAGGCGATGTCCGTCACCACGACGCCGTCGGCCTCCATGCCGCTCGGGCTGAGCTGCGGCTTGGACGTCTGCGAGGTCACGGCGAGCGTCACCGCGGTCCCGATCGCGCCGACCGCGATGATCGCGACCGCGCCGATGATGATCCGTCGCATCAGACGCGCCCGCGACTGCTGGGCGTGCACCTTCTGTGCCTTCTCCCGCACGGCCTCGCGCGAATTGCGAGGGGCGGGGACGTTCGGCGTTTCGTCGCTCGACATCGTTCCTCTTGAGTCTCAGGGGGTCCGGGTTGGCCCCGACCACCGTCGGGCGGTGATCGCCGCTGCGCACGGCCGGGTTCGATGCTAACCAGTGAGGCTGAGAAATACCCAGGTGCGGCCGTTCGTGCCATACTGATCCCGACCCGATGGAGGGTCACGGCGGGTCGCTCCGCCGCTTCATTCACTACGGATCGTCCGGCACGTACCTGCCGGTGAAGGAGAAACACGATGGCATCTGTGACTTTCGACGAGGCCACCCGCCTGTACCCCGGCGGCACCCGTCCGGCTGTCGACAAGCTCAACCTCGAGGTGGGAGACGGCGAGTTCCTCGTCCTGGTCGGTCCCTCCGGTTGCGGTAAGTCCACCTCCCTCCGCATGCTCGCCGGCCTCGAAGAGGTCAACTCCGGCCGCATCCTCATCGGCGACCGCGACGTCACCGATGTGCCGCCGAAGGACCGCGACATCGCGATGGTGTTCCAGAACTACGCGCTGTACCCGCACATGACCGTCGCCGAGAACATGGGCTTCGCGCTCAAGATCGCCGGCGTCGGCAAGGAGGAGCGTGCCGCACGCGTCCTCGAGGCCGCGAAGCTCCTCGACCTGGAGCAGTACCTCACCCGCAAGCCGAAGGCGCTCTCCGGTGGTCAGCGTCAGCGTGTCGCCATGGGTCGCGCGATCGTCCGTCAGCCCCAGGTCTTCCTCATGGACGAGCCGCTGTCGAACCTCGACGCCAAGCTCCGCGTCCAGACCCGTACGCAGATCGCGTCGCTGCAGCGCCGCCTCGGCGTCACCACGGTCTACGTCACGCACGACCAGACCGAGGCGCTCACCATGGGTGACCGCATCGCCGTGCTGAAGGACGGTCTGCTCCAGCAGGTCGGTTCGCCGCGCGACCTGTACGAGAAGCCGGAGAACGTCTTCGTCGCCGGCTTCATCGGCTCGCCCGCGATGAACCTGTTCTCGGCCGACCTGGCCGACGGCGGCGTGCGCTTCGGTACCGAGGTCGTCCCGCTCGACCGCGACACCGTCGGCCGTGCCAACGGCTCCCAGGTCACCGTGGGCGTCCGCCCCGAGGACATCACCGTCGGCCCGGCCGACGGTCAGGGCCTCTCGGTCGTCGTCGACCTCGTCGAGGAGCTCGGCGCCGACGGCTACCTCTACGGCCACACCGAGATCAACGGCAAGCGCACCGACCTCGTCGCCCGCGTCGACGGCCGCAACCACCCGAACGCCGGGGAGACCGTCACCCTCGCCGCGAACCCGGGTCACGTGCACGCGTTCGACCTCGAGTCCGGCGACCGCCTGAACGACAAGCCAGTCGTCTCGGCCTGATCGGACACCTCCACCGCGGCGCGGGCTGACTTCGGTCGCCCGCGCCGCGTCTTTTCCCCGGCACCCCTCAGGAGTCCCCATGCAGGAATCCCTCCGGATCACCGCCAAGACGGTCGACCCCGGGCTGCTCGCCCTGCCGTGGTCGACGCTCCTGGAGAAGTGGCCGTCCGAGCACATCGTCTCCCTCCCCAAAGGCCTCTCGCGCCACCTCGTCCGCTTCGCGGACCTCTCGGGTCGCGTGGTGGCCGTCAAGGAGACGACGACCGAGATGGCACGGCGGGAGTACGAGATGCTCGGCAACCTCGCGCGCCTCGACGTGCCGTGCGTGGAGCGGGTCGCGGTGATCGCCGGCCGCACGGACTCGTCGGGTGATCCGTTGCCCGCGGCGCTGGTCACCTCGCACCTGCGCTTCTCGATGCCGTACCGGGCGCTCTTCACCCGGGTGCTCCGCCCGGACACGGCCACCCGTCTCGTCGACGCGCTGGCCCTGCTGCTCGTGCGTCTGCACAACGTCGGCTTCTACTGGGGCGACGTCTCGCTCTCCAACACCCTGTTCCGCCGGGACGCCGGAGCGTTCGCGGCGTACCTCGTGGACGCGGAGACCGGGG
This genomic stretch from Microbacterium sp. Nx66 harbors:
- a CDS encoding DUF2332 domain-containing protein, with amino-acid sequence MTDAVHERYARFAAMEAPGRSALYAEWAAGVAEDQEITHLLQRIPATRRQPPLVFAVSRLLGAGHGPYSEWRRFVLAHADRLVEECTRRALQTNEPLRTAALLPVLSEIDGPLALLEVGASAGLCLYPDRYSYRVIDGDGLVRQALDPLDGPSSVVLESVVSGDLPSLRMPEVVWRAGIDLAPLDAADDEDRRWLRALVWPGEEGREQRITGALDIAAADPPLLVAGDAAVHLEDLARAAPADATLVITTPGVLVHIPRAEREALVARITALPAHWVTIDPPALLDVWDPPVAAETWPGFVVALDGRVRAAADPLGARWEWRAGETPTTT
- the msrB gene encoding peptide-methionine (R)-S-oxide reductase MsrB encodes the protein MPYSVNKTEDEWREELGEEQYAVLRQAATERAWTGELLDEERAGLYTCGACGAELFKSGTKFDSGCGWPSFYESVRPDAVELLEDDSLGMVRTEVRCASCGSHLGHVFPDGFGTPTGDRYCMNSIALNFTPDES
- a CDS encoding nitroreductase family protein; its protein translation is MSALDAVRARQSWSKVGDTAPGREELVTLVGAAGRVADHSSLRPWRLIELRGADREALGAAIAEAQGDAEPSTKPLRAPLLIAVVASYRPSEKVPRWEQEAVASGVAHVLSLLLDEAGWGVIWRTGHYTRSEPVARMHGLGTDEELLGWLYVGAKPEGKSPGRRKTVDARALLTRPPKLSAEARAAAEEAAREAADKKAATAEKKARKKARKKARKKAKKKAKKAARKSGS
- a CDS encoding DMT family transporter, which codes for MALGGAVAIGVMTAVQARINGVLGVRVDNGIVAGFLSFAVGLVALAVVISFLPFARRGAMRLGRGIRERSIPFWMLLGGACGALTVSTQGLTAGILGVSLFTVGVVAGQTLHGLVLDRIGFGPAGVVAVTPGRVMGGVLALAAVGISLSGDVLATAPLWMLLLPFAAGVGIAWQAATNGRLAQRVQSPIAATLMSFIAGTLVLAVAAGTSVAVRGWPAALPTEPWLYLGGFLGAGYILLGAFIVAHTGVLLMGLGSVLGQLVTSVVIDLLWPAQAGPALWQVIAMVIVAVGSVLVAVPWRRRRL
- a CDS encoding ABC transporter ATP-binding protein; this translates as MITAEGLTKRFGDKTAVDGVSFTVQPGSVTGFLGPNGAGKSTTMRMIVGLDRPTAGTATVAGREYRKLRAPLTEVGVLLDAKAVHTGRTARDHLRAMAATHGIPTSRVDEVIELAGIGSVARKRAGKFSLGMGQRLGIASALLGDPHTLILDEPVNGLDPEGVRWVRQFVRHAASEGRTVLLSSHLMSEMAQTADHVIVMGRGKVLADAPLAELVRSWTTNRVRVRTPRPTDLVAAVGGPDVEIVSAAPDLLDIAGLPAARIGDLAAERGIPLHELTPTTGSLEEAYLALTGDAVEYRTKELS
- a CDS encoding ABC transporter permease produces the protein MTAAPAVTTPAVAPHAADSGRRLTFARAVRGEAIKLTTLRSTWWSIAIAAVLTIGIAVLIAQAIDAPGFDPIQAVVMPIQFTMLLAGIIGAISVTGEYSTGMIRSTLTADPIRGSVLLAKSLVLAGFLFVSSLVIFGAAAAAVSAVVAGRERGIDWSDPSSSVLPIVVASLAMAVFALIGVAFGFILRSGAGAIAATVGLLFVLPIVASFFSMAGEAWAWVLDASAYLPVAAAQNAILPGDTATLDAPVAYLTLGCWVVGGLLAAWAVLRTRDA
- a CDS encoding sensor histidine kinase yields the protein MPATRRGTDTVREDEGLRLPRPPGVFRRFWARYPVLADVLLTLLCIILTITPAARIDDADRGPVGLVLAALLPLCVIAACATLLWRRRKPWLPAVAAILLEAFLLFTALPGSSPLLLIAGYSLAVYRSARAAWTAFGIGVATTASGAGLLLWAGVFTLQEAVNALLGTVVLGLIGTLIGANVGNRKRYLDAVIDRSRQLLVERDQQAQLAAAAERARIAREMHDIVSHSLTVVVALSEGAAATPDREQARAAATSAADTARSALTQMRAMLGVLRDDDAPLLLAPVSPASPQETVAAAQRTGYPVTLATAGQAEVSSDVAHALGRIVQEGLTNAMRHAPTATTASVRLEYTPATVRVEIVNDGVAGAPAEGGFGLRGLTERAAHVRGTLESRPDGEGRWTLRAVLPTSAEAPAVSPGGEENT
- a CDS encoding response regulator; translation: MTAPIRVLLVDDQELIRLGFRMVLEAEPDIVVIGEAADGNAAIAQSAALAPDLVLMDIRMPELDGIAATRAIVGAHPETRVLVLTTFDLDEYAFGAIRAGASGFLLKDAQRHEMLSAARAVHRGDAALAPRVTRMLLEHVGPQLGSAAPAAETVDDAGYRSLTDREQEVFLAMGRGLSNAEIAATLYVGESTVKTHVGRILAKLGARDRIHAVILAHRLGLVGR
- a CDS encoding aldo/keto reductase, with product MTRIGSSDLDVFPLALGGNVFGWTADRDASFAVLDTFLDGGGDFIDTADSYSAWVPGNEGGESETIIGAWLASRRPQGVVVATKVSQHPDFRGLSAGNVRRAAEASLARLGVDEIDLYYAHFDDESVPLEETVEAFGALVTDGLVRHVAVSNYTADRIRQWIDIADRLGVARPVAIQPHYNLVHRNDVEDTIIPVAEEFELGLVPYYALASGFLTGKYRSTDAGGEGSPRAAGAAKYATAAGLRIIDALDEIGAAHDASVAATALAWLRAQPTVVAPIASARTVDQVPDLLAGARLELSSEEVQRLNRVSAWTPPQS
- a CDS encoding thioredoxin domain-containing protein, producing the protein MSSDETPNVPAPRNSREAVREKAQKVHAQQSRARLMRRIIIGAVAIIAVGAIGTAVTLAVTSQTSKPQLSPSGMEADGVVVTDIASAAIAGTASATPEPEPTEAGATETPAPEPTAAGAVDVHVYVDYLSPDAGKFERANARLLAQWIEDGAATVSYHPVALLTASSNGTKYSLRSAAAAACVATHSPDQFYAFNHDLLDDQPDVGSDGMSDEELANLAGAVGVDDAKTVRSCIEDGDYVNWAKEATTRALKGPLPGSDDLVLTAAPMIVVNGEAYVGALDDPQELSTFVMSVASEAYYESTSPTPTPTATSAPAE
- a CDS encoding ABC transporter ATP-binding protein, coding for MASVTFDEATRLYPGGTRPAVDKLNLEVGDGEFLVLVGPSGCGKSTSLRMLAGLEEVNSGRILIGDRDVTDVPPKDRDIAMVFQNYALYPHMTVAENMGFALKIAGVGKEERAARVLEAAKLLDLEQYLTRKPKALSGGQRQRVAMGRAIVRQPQVFLMDEPLSNLDAKLRVQTRTQIASLQRRLGVTTVYVTHDQTEALTMGDRIAVLKDGLLQQVGSPRDLYEKPENVFVAGFIGSPAMNLFSADLADGGVRFGTEVVPLDRDTVGRANGSQVTVGVRPEDITVGPADGQGLSVVVDLVEELGADGYLYGHTEINGKRTDLVARVDGRNHPNAGETVTLAANPGHVHAFDLESGDRLNDKPVVSA